The Porites lutea chromosome 4, jaPorLute2.1, whole genome shotgun sequence genome contains a region encoding:
- the LOC140933935 gene encoding transcription elongation regulator 1-like isoform X1, translating into MRSSMPPPLMSQRTLPPNVRGPPPRGPGGQGPRGSLLGQPPGAPPGQFMRGPYDPRSMMNNMRPPFGGPPGNAPMMPNLQSRPMMPNQMPLQMMPNQQMPQNMAMPQQQQNKDPPMIDSNGDVWLEHKTPEGKVYYYNARTRESSWEKPKNLVTPPSQDQPQTQQGQQLAQQTQQGQNIPTEGQQQQQTSAEQDKTHGTSQQQSQQQTGGNSKPPQQSNIGMPPPGGFMAGMPPPRLPLPGMIPGMMPPHIPPPGMPPPGLGMPPMGMPPPVPKSEWSEHRTTDGRVYYYNSRTLQSTWERPKEMDQVPMPMQGMPPPGMLPPGMIPPGLLPGMVRPGIQQQPPPVNNPGMVQNPSSQADAGDKDKENNKSEKKEESSTEDNTAEKEDEKEKLEEIKDEIHAEDEDKSKPVASQLIPGTSWCVVWTGDEKMFFFNPTSRLSIWERPDELEDNDKVDELVSKGPPKKQPDEVKKKEHRSSMSDDTIDDAPPAKKQRTESQGEKLEDVEMKTVEVVEASPVQPEIVEPQKPVEQPAPVSQVTRATTPKDKKMMSLEERMKEFRDMLLERSVSAFSTWEKELPKIVFDPRFLLLTQKERKQCFEKFVRTRADEERQERKNKLKAKKDEFKALVEEARTAGKTTFSEFAMKYGKDDRFKGIEKMKDRENLFVEFMAELKKKEKENSKMKQDKVKNDFAALLAEQKLDSKAQWRKVRSKIEKDPRYKAVENTMQREEWFKEHIEQLYKKENADKEKEKEKQERIEASLREREREVRASQAELAKAREKEKEQHLRDKAEQHFHALLADMVRNADVGWKETKKSLRKDHRWGMADALSKSDKETLFKEHIENLNRRKKEQFRKLLDETHELTLTSSWRSIRKIIKEDPRYSKFSSHDSKREEEFNQYLRDKLADAKGDFRQLLKETHSITYKSKKLIEDSTKHLKDIEDTLKKDKRYLILECVPEERNRLLDNYIEELFRSGPPPPPTASAPSNRSKMH; encoded by the exons ATGCGGAGTAGTATGCCACCACCCCTTATGTCCCAAAGGACTCTCCCACCGAATGTAAGAGGACCTCCACCAAGGGGCCCGGGGGGACAAGGACCAAGAGGATCTCTGTTAGGTCAACCTCCAGGTGCCCCTCCAGGTCAGTTTATGAGAGGGCCTTATGATCCAAGGAGCATGATGAACAATATGAGACCGCCTTTTGGAGGACCTCCAGGGAATGCTCCTATGATGCCAAATCTACAG TCTAGGCCAATGATGCCAAATCAAATGCCTTTGCAAATGATGCCAAATCAGCAAATGCCGCAGAACATGGCCATGCCTCAGCAACAGCAGAACAAAGATCCTCCCATGATTGATAGCAATGGAGACGTGTGGCTTGAACACAAGACACCTGAAGGAAAAGTCTACTATTACAATGCACGGACAAGAGAATCTTCATGGGAAAAACCAAAGAATCTCGTCACCCCTCCTTCTCAAGATCAGCCACAAACCCAGCAAGGACAACAACTTGCTCAACAAACACAG CAGGGACAAAATATCCCTACTGAAggacaacaacagcaacaaacatCTGCAGAGCAAGATAAAACACATGGAACCAGTCAACAACAGAGTCAGCAGCAAACTGGAGGAAATAGCAAGCCTCCACAACAAAG CAATATTGGCATGCCTCCACCTGGTGGATTTATGGCTGGCATGCCCCCTCCACGGCTTCCACTGCCTGGGATGATACCTGGTATGATGCCTCCACATATCCCCCCACCTGGTATGCCACCCCCTGGTCTGGGGATGCCTCCAATGGGTATGCCCCCTCCTGTTCCCAAAAGTGAGTGGTCTGAGCACCGTACAACAGATGGTCGAGTGTACTATTACAATTCAAGAACCTTGCAGTCAACCTGGGAGCGTCCAAAGGAGATGGATCAAGTTCCAATGCCAATGCAAGGCATGCCACCACCAG GGATGCTGCCTCCTGGAATGATACCCCCTGGTCTCTTACCTGGAATGGTTCGACCAGGAATACAACAACAACCACCGCCAGTCAACAATCCTGGAATGGTGCAAAATCCATCCTCTCAGGCTGATGCTGGAgataaagacaaagaaaataataaaagtgagAAGAAGGAAGAATCAAGTACTGAAGACAACACTGCAGAAAAGG AGGATGAGAAggaaaaattggaagaaattaAAGATGAGATACATGCTGAAGATGAGGACAAGAGTAAACCTGTTGCTAGTCAACTTATCCCAGGAACAAGCTGGTGTGTTGTTTGGACTGGAGATGAAAAGATGTTCTTCTTTAATCCTACCTCAAGGCTCTCAATATGGGAACGACCTGATGAACTTGAAGATAATGATAAAGTTGATGAGCTTGTTAGCAAGGGCCCACCTAAAAAGCAGCCTGATGAAGTGAAAA AAAAAGAACACAGGTCTTCTATGTCAGATGACACTATTGATGATGCTCCTCCTGCAAAGAAACAGAG GACTGAAAGTCAAGGTGAGAAATTAGAAGATGTTGAGATGAAGACTGTAGAAGTTGTGGAAGCTTCTCCTGTTCAGCCTGAAATTGTTGAGCCGCAGAAACCAGTTGAACAGCCTGCTCCTGTATCCCAAGTAACAAGAGCTACTACTCCAAAAGACAAAAAGATGATGTCACTGGAGGAGAGAATGAAAGAGTTCAGAGATATGCTGCTTGAAAGATCA GTTTCGGCATTTTCAACTTGGGAGAAAGAGCTACCAAAAATAGTGTTTGACCCACGATTTTTATTGCTGACCCAAAAAGAGCGAAAGCAGTGCTTTGAAAAGTTTGTACGCACTCGGGCTGACGAGGAGAGGCAGGAGAGAAAGAACAAACTGAAAGCAAAGAAAGATGAATTTAAAGCACTGGTGGAAGAAGCTCGAACTGCTGGAAA AACAACTTTCAGTGAGTTTGCCATGAAGTATGGGAAGGATGATCGATTCAAAGGGATTGAGAAAATGAAGGACagggagaatttgtttgtggaatTTATGGCAGagctaaaaaagaaagagaaagaaaactcCAAAATGAAGCAGGATAAG GTTAAAAATGATTTTGCTGCATTGTTGGCTGAACAAAAGCTTGACAGCAAGGCACAGTGGCGAAAGGTTCGTAGTAAGATTGAGAAGGACCCTCGTTACAAAGCTGTGGAGAATACAATGCAGAGAGAAGAATGGTTCAAAGAACACATTGAGCAACTTTACAAG aaagagaATGCtgataaagagaaagaaaaggaaaaacaagaaCGAATAGAAGCCAGTCTTCGTGAACGAGAACGTGAAGTTCGTGCAAGCCAAGCTGAACTTGCTAAAGCcagagaaaaagagaaggaACAACATCTAAGAGACAAAGCAGAACAGCATTTTCATGCCTTACTTGCAGATATG GTTCGCAATGCAGACGTTGGTTGGAAGGAAACCAAAAAGAGTTTGCGTAAAGATCATCGCTGGGGAATGGCAGATGCTCTGAGTAAAAGTGACAAAGAAACATTATTTAAAGAACACATAGAAAATTTGAACAGGAGAAAGAAGGAACAGTTTAGGAAGCTATTGGATGAGACCCATGAG TTAACCCTTACATCGTCTTGGAGAAGTATTCGGAAAATAATCAAAGAAGATCCTAGATATTCCAAGTTTTCTAGCCATGACAGT AAACGTGAAGAGGAATTTAATCAATATCTTCGTGACAAGTTGGCTGATGCAAAGGGGGACTTCCGACAGTTACTGAAAGAAACACACTCAATTACTTACAA ATCAAAGAAACTTATAGAAGACTCTACTAAACATCTTAAGGATATTGAAGATACATTAAAG AAAGACAAGAGGTATTTGATACTGGAATGTGTTCCAGAGGAGCGGAATAGATTGCTTGATAATTACATAGAGGAACTGTTCAGAAGTGGACCACCTCCTCCTCCCACAGCCTCAGCTCCTTCCAACAGATCCAAGATGCACTGA
- the LOC140933935 gene encoding transcription elongation regulator 1-like isoform X2, with amino-acid sequence MRSSMPPPLMSQRTLPPNVRGPPPRGPGGQGPRGSLLGQPPGAPPGQFMRGPYDPRSMMNNMRPPFGGPPGNAPMMPNLQSRPMMPNQMPLQMMPNQQMPQNMAMPQQQQNKDPPMIDSNGDVWLEHKTPEGKVYYYNARTRESSWEKPKNLVTPPSQDQPQTQQGQQLAQQTQGQNIPTEGQQQQQTSAEQDKTHGTSQQQSQQQTGGNSKPPQQSNIGMPPPGGFMAGMPPPRLPLPGMIPGMMPPHIPPPGMPPPGLGMPPMGMPPPVPKSEWSEHRTTDGRVYYYNSRTLQSTWERPKEMDQVPMPMQGMPPPGMLPPGMIPPGLLPGMVRPGIQQQPPPVNNPGMVQNPSSQADAGDKDKENNKSEKKEESSTEDNTAEKEDEKEKLEEIKDEIHAEDEDKSKPVASQLIPGTSWCVVWTGDEKMFFFNPTSRLSIWERPDELEDNDKVDELVSKGPPKKQPDEVKKKEHRSSMSDDTIDDAPPAKKQRTESQGEKLEDVEMKTVEVVEASPVQPEIVEPQKPVEQPAPVSQVTRATTPKDKKMMSLEERMKEFRDMLLERSVSAFSTWEKELPKIVFDPRFLLLTQKERKQCFEKFVRTRADEERQERKNKLKAKKDEFKALVEEARTAGKTTFSEFAMKYGKDDRFKGIEKMKDRENLFVEFMAELKKKEKENSKMKQDKVKNDFAALLAEQKLDSKAQWRKVRSKIEKDPRYKAVENTMQREEWFKEHIEQLYKKENADKEKEKEKQERIEASLREREREVRASQAELAKAREKEKEQHLRDKAEQHFHALLADMVRNADVGWKETKKSLRKDHRWGMADALSKSDKETLFKEHIENLNRRKKEQFRKLLDETHELTLTSSWRSIRKIIKEDPRYSKFSSHDSKREEEFNQYLRDKLADAKGDFRQLLKETHSITYKSKKLIEDSTKHLKDIEDTLKKDKRYLILECVPEERNRLLDNYIEELFRSGPPPPPTASAPSNRSKMH; translated from the exons ATGCGGAGTAGTATGCCACCACCCCTTATGTCCCAAAGGACTCTCCCACCGAATGTAAGAGGACCTCCACCAAGGGGCCCGGGGGGACAAGGACCAAGAGGATCTCTGTTAGGTCAACCTCCAGGTGCCCCTCCAGGTCAGTTTATGAGAGGGCCTTATGATCCAAGGAGCATGATGAACAATATGAGACCGCCTTTTGGAGGACCTCCAGGGAATGCTCCTATGATGCCAAATCTACAG TCTAGGCCAATGATGCCAAATCAAATGCCTTTGCAAATGATGCCAAATCAGCAAATGCCGCAGAACATGGCCATGCCTCAGCAACAGCAGAACAAAGATCCTCCCATGATTGATAGCAATGGAGACGTGTGGCTTGAACACAAGACACCTGAAGGAAAAGTCTACTATTACAATGCACGGACAAGAGAATCTTCATGGGAAAAACCAAAGAATCTCGTCACCCCTCCTTCTCAAGATCAGCCACAAACCCAGCAAGGACAACAACTTGCTCAACAAACACAG GGACAAAATATCCCTACTGAAggacaacaacagcaacaaacatCTGCAGAGCAAGATAAAACACATGGAACCAGTCAACAACAGAGTCAGCAGCAAACTGGAGGAAATAGCAAGCCTCCACAACAAAG CAATATTGGCATGCCTCCACCTGGTGGATTTATGGCTGGCATGCCCCCTCCACGGCTTCCACTGCCTGGGATGATACCTGGTATGATGCCTCCACATATCCCCCCACCTGGTATGCCACCCCCTGGTCTGGGGATGCCTCCAATGGGTATGCCCCCTCCTGTTCCCAAAAGTGAGTGGTCTGAGCACCGTACAACAGATGGTCGAGTGTACTATTACAATTCAAGAACCTTGCAGTCAACCTGGGAGCGTCCAAAGGAGATGGATCAAGTTCCAATGCCAATGCAAGGCATGCCACCACCAG GGATGCTGCCTCCTGGAATGATACCCCCTGGTCTCTTACCTGGAATGGTTCGACCAGGAATACAACAACAACCACCGCCAGTCAACAATCCTGGAATGGTGCAAAATCCATCCTCTCAGGCTGATGCTGGAgataaagacaaagaaaataataaaagtgagAAGAAGGAAGAATCAAGTACTGAAGACAACACTGCAGAAAAGG AGGATGAGAAggaaaaattggaagaaattaAAGATGAGATACATGCTGAAGATGAGGACAAGAGTAAACCTGTTGCTAGTCAACTTATCCCAGGAACAAGCTGGTGTGTTGTTTGGACTGGAGATGAAAAGATGTTCTTCTTTAATCCTACCTCAAGGCTCTCAATATGGGAACGACCTGATGAACTTGAAGATAATGATAAAGTTGATGAGCTTGTTAGCAAGGGCCCACCTAAAAAGCAGCCTGATGAAGTGAAAA AAAAAGAACACAGGTCTTCTATGTCAGATGACACTATTGATGATGCTCCTCCTGCAAAGAAACAGAG GACTGAAAGTCAAGGTGAGAAATTAGAAGATGTTGAGATGAAGACTGTAGAAGTTGTGGAAGCTTCTCCTGTTCAGCCTGAAATTGTTGAGCCGCAGAAACCAGTTGAACAGCCTGCTCCTGTATCCCAAGTAACAAGAGCTACTACTCCAAAAGACAAAAAGATGATGTCACTGGAGGAGAGAATGAAAGAGTTCAGAGATATGCTGCTTGAAAGATCA GTTTCGGCATTTTCAACTTGGGAGAAAGAGCTACCAAAAATAGTGTTTGACCCACGATTTTTATTGCTGACCCAAAAAGAGCGAAAGCAGTGCTTTGAAAAGTTTGTACGCACTCGGGCTGACGAGGAGAGGCAGGAGAGAAAGAACAAACTGAAAGCAAAGAAAGATGAATTTAAAGCACTGGTGGAAGAAGCTCGAACTGCTGGAAA AACAACTTTCAGTGAGTTTGCCATGAAGTATGGGAAGGATGATCGATTCAAAGGGATTGAGAAAATGAAGGACagggagaatttgtttgtggaatTTATGGCAGagctaaaaaagaaagagaaagaaaactcCAAAATGAAGCAGGATAAG GTTAAAAATGATTTTGCTGCATTGTTGGCTGAACAAAAGCTTGACAGCAAGGCACAGTGGCGAAAGGTTCGTAGTAAGATTGAGAAGGACCCTCGTTACAAAGCTGTGGAGAATACAATGCAGAGAGAAGAATGGTTCAAAGAACACATTGAGCAACTTTACAAG aaagagaATGCtgataaagagaaagaaaaggaaaaacaagaaCGAATAGAAGCCAGTCTTCGTGAACGAGAACGTGAAGTTCGTGCAAGCCAAGCTGAACTTGCTAAAGCcagagaaaaagagaaggaACAACATCTAAGAGACAAAGCAGAACAGCATTTTCATGCCTTACTTGCAGATATG GTTCGCAATGCAGACGTTGGTTGGAAGGAAACCAAAAAGAGTTTGCGTAAAGATCATCGCTGGGGAATGGCAGATGCTCTGAGTAAAAGTGACAAAGAAACATTATTTAAAGAACACATAGAAAATTTGAACAGGAGAAAGAAGGAACAGTTTAGGAAGCTATTGGATGAGACCCATGAG TTAACCCTTACATCGTCTTGGAGAAGTATTCGGAAAATAATCAAAGAAGATCCTAGATATTCCAAGTTTTCTAGCCATGACAGT AAACGTGAAGAGGAATTTAATCAATATCTTCGTGACAAGTTGGCTGATGCAAAGGGGGACTTCCGACAGTTACTGAAAGAAACACACTCAATTACTTACAA ATCAAAGAAACTTATAGAAGACTCTACTAAACATCTTAAGGATATTGAAGATACATTAAAG AAAGACAAGAGGTATTTGATACTGGAATGTGTTCCAGAGGAGCGGAATAGATTGCTTGATAATTACATAGAGGAACTGTTCAGAAGTGGACCACCTCCTCCTCCCACAGCCTCAGCTCCTTCCAACAGATCCAAGATGCACTGA
- the LOC140933936 gene encoding stabilizer of axonemal microtubules 1-like — MVRALCICQICTCGRHRCAHKPEARVPIHPCRFTEYQDRYKKHPVDRRLPFKPEYTVKGSNQPMEENTNYRTDYIPHTYAPPRKRDKALYVKPQGQMAGQSSYKHDYPGTVVPPATSAKPVVSFHAHETPFDSSTVHQDTYRPWDLRLCKTDSMKPDATPAARNGKMDGRTIFQTDYPGYYVGRRPQIRPPDTEIRVNKGPMEKDTTTRLDYTRKEVKPAESAKPIEKRPSTQQPFRGNTTFMDDFAYRGGRPAPSFKPVQDIVQSNKPFEGDTTTGVTYRRWDIPKREVRLKEAYRPPSARFATNTTFQHDYPRWDVPPAESAKPPVASFASGKPFNDSTTHKDAFKAWEPHPAQKSGRPDEYRPPSGKFQGESTMRSHYRGQYVPPAKPARHDVHRPLSGDMLMNTTYKETYTGERPLSCPAQGIQQWQPGPQKGYFYSYDNRGHSYYLPVSETVQPLSLSA, encoded by the exons ATGGTCAGGGCTCTCTGCATTTGCCAGATTTGTACTTGCGG GAGGCATCGATGTGCTCACAAACCAGAAGCTCGCGTTCCGATCCATCCATGTCGCTTCACCGAGTATCAAGATCGATACAAGAAACATCCCGTCGACCGTCGCCTGCCTTTTAAGCCAGAATACACTGTGAAAGGTTCAAACCAGCCGATGGAAGAAAATACAAACTATAGAACTGATTATATTCCACATACCTACGCTCCACCAAGGAAACGCGACAAGGCGTTGTATGTTAAACCTCAAGGACAAATGGCTGGCCAGAGCTCCTACAAACACGACTACCCAGGGACTGTAGTTCCACCCGCCACCTCTGCGAAACCTGTGGTGTCGTTTCACGCTCATGAAACGCCTTTTGACAGCAGCACAGTGCACCAGGATACTTACAGGCCGTGGGACTTGAGGCTGTGCAAAACTGACAGCATGAAACCAGATGCAACGCCCGCAGCTAGAAATGGAAAAATGGATGGCAGGACTATCTTTCAAACCGACTATCCTGGTTATTATGTTGGTCGGAGACCACAGATAAGGCCGCCAGATACAGAAATTCGTGTGAATAAAGGTCCCATGGAAAAAGACACCACAACAAGGCTTGATTACACCAGGAAGGAAGTAAAACCCGCGGAATCTGCCAAACCAATTGAAAAGCGCCCGAGCACTCAACAACCCTTCAGAGGAAATACCACTTTTATGGATGATTTTGCCTACAGAGGTGGCAGACCTGCTCCTAGTTTTAAGCCCGTACAGGACATTGTGCAGTCAAATAAGCCTTTTGAAGGGGATACCACCACTGGTGTGACTTACAGGCGCTGGGATATTCCTAAACGCGAAGTACGTCTAAAGGAGGCTTACAGACCACCTTCAGCCAGGTTTGCTACTAATACCACTTTCCAGCATGACTACCCTAGATGGGATGTGCCTCCTGCTGAAAGTGCTAAGCCTCCAGTGGCATCATTTGCTTCAGGCAAACCATTTAATGACAGCACCACCCATAAGGATGCATTTAAGGCATGGGAGCCACATCCAGCACAGAAGAGTGGCCGGCCTGATGAATATAGACCACCCTCTGGAAAATTCCAGGGTGAATCTACCATGCGAAGTCATTACAGAGGACAGTATGTACCTCCAGCAAAGCCAGCCCGTCATGATGTCCATCGGCCTTTAAGCGGAGACATGCTAATGAATACGACATACAAGGAAACATACACTGGTGAGCGACCCCTTAGTTGTCCAGCACAAGGAATTCAACAGTGGCAACCAGGGCCACAGAAAGGGTACTTTTACAGTTATGATAACCGGGGTCATAGTTACTACCTACCAGTTTCTGAAACCGTTCAACCTCTATCTCTGTCGGCTTAG
- the LOC140936030 gene encoding DNA polymerase nu-like — translation MKLYTMNQSEREEFQHNLQSAHEIACTLVYEGGWSLLRPKPQKTKKQSGAVAQEKITGLVIALPWSLKAATTTTDSAQHRKSRLTVVEIPLDSNEEALAKWCRKLVDDLMASSTTRKICYDAQKIARHLIETQDYDVRKVCLHWRLLDTKLAAWLLNPDHPPQSFAEALTFVQLHSPEGAHEDNMICEDIAMLGPLMLKQFNKLKMLSLWDLFINVESPLCSMLAVMEIQGISVDSQVLIDASNTLKIKIQKVEGEAHKAAGHPFLINSPQQLREVLFEELKLDQQCKKKLARTSIKNQKSTSEAVLLHLQDLHPLPRLVLQYRHLVKLKSTYFDGILSHVSKSVLFTSWDQTAAATGRLTSANPNLQAIPKQVIEVTGIKKQLIVGKPEEVITINPRAAYRSRLGWFLLAADFQSIELRLLSHVSEDPSLLHIFNDKDNADVFTTLTSQWLGKSCDDVQFQERERTKRIVYSVIYGVGSEKLGQTLKVTSDEAKGFMDSFLGRFPRIKEFTRRSIDGCRKNGYVTTIFNRRRWLPHINSVDFAQRSQAERQAVNFIVQGSAADICKAAMIQVISSISADASVHARLLLQIHDELLLEVPEDEINTVTASVKSIMESTEKLCGGKVKLKVPLPVSISIGKTWGHMDSFSG, via the exons ATGAAACTCTATACCATGAACCAAAGTGAAAGAGAGGAATTTCAACACAACCTACAGTCTGCTCATGAGATCGCTTGCACCCTTGTTTATGAGGGTGGATGGTCACTGCTGAGACCTAAACCTCAG aaaacaaagaaacaatcaGGAGCTGTTGCACAGGAAAAG ATTACTGGGCTGGTTATTGCACTACCATGGTCTTTAAAAGCAGCCACAACAACTACTGATTCTGCGCAACACCGCAAAAGTCGTCTAACGGTCGTGGAGATACCACTAGATTCAAATGAGGAAGCGTTAGCAAAGTGGTGCAG GAAACTAGTGGATGATCTAATGGCATCTTCAACAACACGAAAAATCTGCTACGATGCGCAAAAGATAGCTCGACATTTAATAGAGACGCAAGATTACGATGTCAGAAAAG TTTGTCTTCATTGGCGACTTCTTGATACAAAACTGGCTGCTTGGTTACTCAATCCGGATCATCCTCCTCAGTCCTTTGCTGAAGCACTCACATTTGTTCAACTCCATTCTCCAGAG gGTGCACATGAGGATAATATGATTTGCGAGGACATTGCAATGCTTGGTCCTCTTATGTTGAAACAATTTAACAAGCTTAAG ATGCTGTCGCTTTGGGACTTGTTTATCAATGTCGAGAGTCCGCTTTGCTCGATGCTAGCAG TTATGGAGATTCAAGGAATTAGCGTCGATTCGCAAGTCTTAATTGATGCGAGCAACACCCTTAAG ataaaaATACAAAAGGTCGAAGGAGAGGCCCATAAG GCTGCAGGACATCCTTTTCTCATTAACAGTCCACAGCAATTAAGAGAG GTGCTGTTTGAAGAGTTGAAACTTGACCAACAGTGCAAGAAAAAGTTGGCAAGGACATCAATTAAGAATCAGAAGTCTACCTCAGAAGCTGTA TTGCTTCACTTACAAGATCTTCACCCTTTGCCAAGACTTGTCCTACAATACAGACAT TTGGTGAAATTAAAGTCAACATATTTCGACGGAATTCTTTCTCATGTCAGTAAG AGCGTTCTCTTTACTAGCTG GGACCAAACAGCTGCTGCCACAGGACGACTTACCTCAGCTAATCCG aatctCCAGGCTATACCAAAACAAGTGATCGAAGTTACTGGAATAAAGAAACAACTCATTGTAG GAAAACCAGAAGAAGTGATAACCATTAATCCTCGAGCAGCTTACAGGAGTCGTCTGGGTTGGTTTTTACTTGCGGCAG ATTTTCAGTCCATCGAGCTTCGTTTGCTGTCTCATGTGTCCGAAGATCCATCTCTTTTACATATATTCAACGACAAGGACAATGCAGATGTATTTACAACCCTTACTTCACAATG GTTGGGAAAAAGTTGTGATGATGTCCAGTttcaagaaagagaaagaaccAAACGAATTGTTTATTCTGTAATCTACGGTGTCG GAAGTGAAAAACTTGGTCAAACTCTTAAAGTGACTTCAGATGAAGCAAAGGGATTCATGGACAGTTTTTTAG GGCGATTTCCCCGAATAAAAGAATTTACACGTCGCAGTATTGATGGTTGCCGGAAGAACG GATACGTCACAACTATTTTTAACAGAAGAAGATGGCTGCCACATATTAACTCTGTTGATTTTGCCCAGCGATCACAGGCTGAACGACAGGCTGTCAACTTCATTGTTCAGG GGTCGGCAGCAGACATATGTAAAGCAGCCATGATCCAGGTCATATCCTCTATAAGCGCGGATGCCTCTGTTCACGCCAG GCTGCTTCTACAGATACACGATGAACTCTTATTAGAGGTTCCTGAAGATGAAATCAACACAGTGACAG CAAGCGTGAAATCAATCATGGAGTCCACTGAGAAATTATGTGGTGGAAAAGTCAAGCTAAAG GTACCACTGCCAGTATCGATCAGTATTGGGAAAACATGGGGCCACATGGATTCCTTCTCTGGCTGA